Within the Clostridium scatologenes genome, the region AACTGCACTACTTATACTTGTATGTGGAATTTTAGGTTATGTTTCATATAGTAGTTCTTACAATAGTTTGGAGTACACTATTAGATCTTTTTTAGAATCTAAAGCTTATGATAGTTCAGCGCTTATAAGTTCAACTATTCAACAAGATATTAGAGTAATGAATGAAATAGCTTCTAGGCCAGAAATTAAATCCATGAATATTCAAATACAAAATCCAATACTTTTATCAGAAGCTAAAGATTTAGAATATATAAATTTAAATATAATTGAACCTAATGGGTTAATTTATTTAGCAGGTGGAGAGAAAACTCAAACTGATCTTTCTTTAGCAAATAATTTGTATTTAAAAGAAGCATTAAAAGGTAAAGCCTCCATATCTGACCCAGTTACAAATGTAGAAGGAGAACAAATTATAGCTATAGCAGTACCTATAAAAAATGAAAGTGGACAAGTAATTGGAGCTCTATTTTCTAATATGACTACTAAAAAATTAAATGAAATAGTTCAAAAAACCAAAGTAGGTAGCAGTGGATATAGCTTTATAATAAATAAAGAAGGTACTAAAGTTGCACATAAAGATTTAAAACTAGTTTTAAACAAGGATAATACAATTAAAAATGTTAATAAAGATAAAAATTTAGTTCAATTAGCACAATTAGAGAGTAAAATGATAAAAGAAGAAAAAGGTTCTGGATATTATGTTAAAGATGGAAAAGAAATGTTTATGTCATATGCTCCTATTCCAGATACAGAATGGTCTATGGCATTAACTATACCTAAACAGGAAATATTTAATGAAGCAAATGAATTAAAATATAAATTTATAATTATGACTATATTATTTATATTGATTGGTATGGTAGTAGGTTTTATAATATCAAAATCTATAAAACAACCACTATTAAAAATAAAAAAATATGCACAGCAATTGTCAAATTGTAATTTAAGTCATAGAATAAGCATAGATAGAAAGGATGAATTTGGACAAGTAGCTAATTCATTAAATACGGCTATAAATAATGTGGAGAAGATTATTTATTCTGTAAAGCTTAATGGAAAAGATACTTTACAATCTACTAATGATATAAATAGTATGTTTGAAAAAATACATGAGCATGTAGAAAATGTTTCACATAAATCTAATAAAATTTCAGCCAATATGCAGCAAGCTTCTGCATATATAGAAGAATTAACTTGTAAGTCCTTAAATATAGAAGATGAAATAAATAATACTGTAGAAGAAGCAAGAAATGGTCTAGAGTTAGCTAATAGTATAAAAAGTAGGGCGAATTCAATGAAGAATGAAACTGAAAACTCAAGGGCTAAAATTTTAGGTATTTATTCTGAATCAAAAGAAAAGTTAAATGCAGCCTTACAGAATACAAAAGTTGTTGAAAATATCTCTACAATGGCAGAAGTTATAAAAGATATATCTAAAAAGACAAATCTGTTAGCTTTAAATGCTGCCATTGAAGCTGCAAGAGCAGGTGAACATGGAAAGGGGTTTTCAATAGTAGCAGATGAAATAAGAAAATTAGCAGAGCAATCTAATGGTGTGGTTCAAGATATACAGGAAAATGTAAAAAGCGTTTTAAATTCAGTAGAAAGACTTTCTGAATCATCAAAGTTCATTTTAAATGTTATAGATAATGAGATATTAGAAAGTTATGATAAAATTATGCTTGTAAGCGATGATTATAAAAACGATGGAAGTAAATTTCAAAGTATAATAGAAGGATTTAATGTATTATTACAGGATATTTATGTTTCAATAGAAGAAATGACAGTAAATATGAAAACATTGGCAGAGTCCATGGGTGAATGTGCAGATGCATCAACTAATATTGTGGATAATATAGAAAATCTTAAAGAAGAAAATTTACATATATGTGATAAATCAAGTAAAAATGCACAGGGAGCAGAACAATTACTACAATCCATAAGTGAATTTAAGATTAAGTTATGTAAAGAAAGTTAAGTAGTGGTATAATGGTACAAGTATAATTTTGTACTAAGGGAGTGAAGATTCAAAAGTGGAAAGTTTAACAGGAAAAGTGGCAGTAGTTACAGGTTCCTCTAGAGGCATAGGAAGATATATAGCATTAGAAATGGCTAAGGCAGGAGCATCTGTAGTGATAAATTATATAAACAATGAAAAAGAAGCTATAAGTACTTTGGAGGAAATTAGAAAAATTGGTAGAGCTGCTATTATAGTAAAAGCAGATGTTAGTGTATATGAACAAGCTGAAATCCTTATAAATAGTGCTATAGAACACTTTGGAAAAATAGATATATTAGTTAATAATGCAGGAGTTTCATACATAGGTCTTTTTATGGATATGAATGAAAAGCAGTGGGAAAAAATTATTAATGTCAATTTAAATGGAGTTATCAATTGTTCTCATAATATTATTCCACATATGGTTAGTAAAAAATCTGGATGTATAGTAAATGTATCTTCAATGTGGGGAAATGTTGGAGCATCTTGTGAGGTAATATATTCTGCTTCTAAAGGGGCTGTGAATTTATTTACGAAAGCTTTAGCAAAAGAGATGGCGCCTTCCAATATAAGAATAAATGCAGTGGCTCCAGGTGTTATAGATACGGAAATGAATAGTTTTTTAAATAAAGAAGAAAGAGAAGCTTTAGAAGAAGAGATTCCTATAGGTAAGTTTGGCAAGGGTGAAGATATAGGTAAAACTGTTGTTTTTTTGTGTAGTGATGCTGCAAAATATATTACTGCTCAAATAATAACAATAGATGGTGGAATGAATTAATGAACTAACGTGGTGAAATAGATTAAAATATAATGCTGCATCCTAAGAGTTTTAACATAGGTGCAGCATATTTTTATATATGATAAACATGTTATATACAGCTTATATACAAGTTGTCCACAAAGTTATCCACAGCCTGTGAATTAATATTTGAATAGTGAAAAATTTTGATAAATAGCAATAATTCTAAAAATTTTATTTTAAATAAATATATAAAATTATAGATGTTATAAACGATAAATAAGTATGATTTGTAGAGAGATTTATTTTAAAAGTTGTAACACTTCCATCCTTTTAAGATGGGAGATAACGGCTGACACGCCCCTGGATAAGTTTTTCTAAGACTCAGATGAAGAGAGGTACCTTCTTATAACAAACTTTATCTGAGTCTAGGAATCACTTAATACCAATTTAAAGTTAATTAAGATAATGGTTGAAGAAAGTGTAAATTTTAGTTAAAATTATTTAAGGGTGTAGATACTATTTGCTATATTTTTAAACAAAATAGATATGTTAAAATTTGCATGTTAATAAGCAAAATAGTAATCATTATATGAAAGATGGGTAAGTATGTATAAGATAATAATATTAGATGATATGGCATATATAAGATATAGAGTAAAGCAATTATTAGCTGATGAAGGTATAGAAATTTATGAAGCTGCTACATCCTTTGATTTTTTTAATAAGCTTTATGATAAAAAGAATGAGATAAACCTAATAATATTGGAAGTTGGATTAAGTGCTGAAGATGGATTTGAAGTTTTAAAAAAGATCAAAGCAATGAATTTGAAAATACCTATAATGGTATTAACTAAAATGAATACAAGAATGGATTTTATAACATGTATAAAAGAGGGAATTTCTGAATATATTTTAAAACCATTTGATCCAAAAATATTTTTGAAGAGAATAGATAACTTAATTGTGTCACATGAAAAGGGAGAAGAACCAGAAGAAATAATTTACTTAAACTTTAAAGAGTACATGATAAAACAAATAAGTAAGGCAAAAGAAGAAAATACACAAGTTTCAATTATGATGGTGAGTTTGGTAAAACCAGGTTCGGATTTATATGGAGAGAAAATTGACATAAAAGAAACCTATTTAGTTTTAATAGATTCAGTATATGAAAAATTAAAAAGTTTATTTAAATTACCAGATTTATTTGTAAAGCATGGTTTTTCAAATTTTGTAGGGGTTATTCCATGGAAAGATAAAAGTCCTATGGATAAAATAGAGAAGAACATACAAAGCAGCTATAGGGAAATTAAAAATAAAGATTCTAGATACAAAGAGTATGAAATAGAAAGTGTTTTTGTTACTTATCCTGAAGATGGACAAGAAAGTGAAGAATTGTTGGATAATTTAGAAGCAAAAATGCAGAAGAAAATTAGTGGTAGTGATAAGCAAAAATAGATATTATATTTAGTAGATTGAAATGAATTGAATATATGGAATAATAGAAAATTGTATTACATAAATTGTCTGACAGAATTATAAAAATATACTGGATTTTTTATAAGTTTTGTTTTATTATAGTGACATGAGTAGAAAGCTAAAATTTATAGCTTAATGTGAACGGTTTATTTATATGAAAAAAAGTCTCATGTATAAAATAAAACATTATTTAAAAGGAGATGGTATTATATGGTATATTCTTTGATTTTTGGTTTAGTAACATTGGCATTTGGGTTAATACCTAAGATAGTAAGACCAAAGAAGATTAATTCTTGGTATGGATATAGGACACCTATATCAATGATAAATCAGGAAACTTGGGATGAAGGAAATAGATATTCATCAAATCAATATATTATAGCTGGTATTGTTTTGATAATTATAGGTAAAATCTCCTATACTTTTATTGCTAATAAACCATATTTAGTTCCGCTTATAGCTTTTGTTCCAGTACTGTCAGTAACAGTATTTACAACAGATAAACATTTGAAAAAAATTTTTGATAGTAACGGTGAGAAAATAAGTAATTCGGGTAAATTAAAAGAAAAAGGTATATAATAAAAGATTAAGATCAGTAAGGTTTTTTACTGATCTTTATTTTTGTACCCATGAAAAAATTTGTAATTCTTGGATAAAGGCTTTATGTATTGACAATTTGTTATATTAGTTATAGTATCAATATAACAAATATATATGATAACATATTTACATTAATATATGGAGGTGAAGCATTATGTTAATAAAAATAGATTTTGAATCAGATACACCTATATATGCTCAGTTAAAAAGAGAAATAATACAAGGCATAGCAAAGGGTGAATTAAAAGAAGGAGATGGTCTTCCCTCAGTTAGACAAATGGCAGAGGATATAGGAATAAATATGCATACTGTTAATAAAGCATATAATATACTTAAAATAGATGGCTTTATAACTATAGATAGGAGAAAAGGTGCCATAATAAATAAAATGTTGAAAACATATTCTGAGGAATATATGGAAAATTTATTAGAAGAATTGAGATACATAATAGCAGAAGCCTACTGTAGGGGTGTAGATGAAAAAAATTTTTTAAACATTAGTGAAAAAATATTTAAGGAATACACATAGTGAAAATATAAATTGTTTTAATAAACAAAATGTGAAATAATGATAAAATTAGTCTTTCAAATTTGGAGGAATAAAAATGGATAATAGAATAATATCATCAATATCAATAATATTAATTGTAATTTTAATATTTTTTATTCAAGTTTTAATGCCTAGACTTACTAGAAAAGAAATATATTTTGGTATAAGAATACCTAAAAATCAACTTGAAAGTGAAAAATTAAAAAGTATTTATAGGAAGTATGTAAGAAACAATATAGTGGTTTCAATACCATATATAATTATAGTGTTTTTACTATGCTATTATTTTGATTCTTATTTTGAAGTATTAAATGTTGTATTAGTATTAGCTTATTTGGTCATAAGTTTTTTTATTTATTTTATAGCTAATAAGGAAGTAAGAAAAGTAAAAAGTGAATTAAATTGGGGTAAAAATAAAAAATCAGTAGTTGTTATTGATACTAATTTTACTAAAGAAAAAGGGAAAAATATGTTAGTGTCACCATGGTGGTTTTTAATATCTTTACTTATGATAGTTATAAATTTATATATAGGATATAGAGTGTATGACAATCTACCTGATATTGTGCCAACTCATTTTAATTTTGCTGGTGAGGCAAATGGATGGACTCCAAAATCATATAAGCTAATTATGCAAATGCCTATAGCGCAGATTTTTGTAACTATAGTTATGTTTTTTTCTTATAAAATTATTGGATGGTCAAAGCAGCAAATAAGTGCTTCAAATCCACATTCATCTAAAGAAAGAAATAGAATATTTAGATATAGATGGTCAGCTTATATGATATTGATGACTATAGCTATAAATATTTTATTTACTATAGGAAATTTAAGCATACTTCAAGTTATAAAAATGAGTGCTAAAGCTAGTATGATTGTTATATTTACAATAACAATGCTTATAATTATTAGTAGTATTATTATGTCTTTAAAAACAGGCCAAGGTGGAAGTAAGATTAAAGTTGAAAATATGGATGAAGAGAATGAAAAAGTACAAGATAGGGATGATGATAAGTATTGGAAGCTAGCTAATAGTATTTATGTAAATAAGGATGATCCAGCCATTTTTGTAGAAAAAAGGTTTGGCATAGGATGGACCATGAATTTTGGAAATACTAAAAGTATAATAATTACTGTTGTGTTTATAATATCAATCATTGCACTACCAATATTGATTCATTAACAAGTATATATGTATAAAATAAAAATATTGCGAAGCTTTGCTTCGCAATATTTTTATAATGCTATATAATCTGAATGTACAAATCCAACAGTAGATCCTGCTTGTACTTTGTACCAACGACCGCTGGAGGATAATATTTGAACCTTACTGCCATAAGCAAGCTCAGAAAGTACTCTTCCTGTCCATGGTGCAGATCTCAAATTTAAGGTTGAATTTTTATTACTAAGAGTTACGGTGCCAACTTTTCCGCTAGTTTGTGGTTGAGGATTAGTAGCTACAGTAGTAGTAACAGTGCTTCCAGAAGAAATAGAAACATAATCAGCAGATACGTATCCTACAGTTCCATTTGAATTCACTTTATACCAATTGCCGGAAGTACCCAATATTTGAAGCTTAGTTCCAGAAGGTAAGCTTCCTATAACATTACCTGAAGGATTATTTCTTAAATTTAGATAAGAAGATTGATTATTTAAGTTTACAACACCAAATTTGTTTGAAGTTAAATTAGTAACAGGAGCAGTACTAGTGGTGTTAGAATTATTAACTACAGGCTGACTTGAACCAAGGCTTATGTATTTAGAACTTACATAACCATAGGAGGAGTTATATTTTATTTTATACCAGTCACTACTAACAGCAACTACGTTTACAGAACTTCCCTTTTTTAAAGCTCCAATAACTCCTGAAGAACTACTGGCACTACTTCTTACGTTAAGGGTAGAACTGTAGCTAGAAATATTAACTAGGCCACTGGCAGATTTAGATTGTTCTGGTTGAGTGTTACTACTACTATTAGTACTTGAACCAAGGCTTATGTATTTAGAACTTACATAACCATAGGATGAATTATATTTAATTTTATACCAGTCACCACTAACAGCAACTATATTTACAGAACTTCCCTTTTTTAAGGAGCCTATAACGCCTGAAGATCCATTAGCACTACTTCTTACATTGAGAGTAGAATTGTAACTGGAAATATTAACCAATCCGTTAGCGGACTTAGATTGTTCTGATTGAGTGTTATTACTATTAGTATTTGAATTATTAGTTTGTCCACTATTTGAATTGTTAGAAGAAGATGATGATACATAGATGTATCCCTTTAAAAATAAATTTCCTCTATTTTTTATTTCTTCTTTAGATAAAGATTTCAATTGGCCATCATATGCGCCTCTAATATTGAAATTACCCTCATTAAAATATACAGTATCTCCTTCTACTTTTTCTACAAAGGCAACATGACCATAGCCTTTATTTCCACCGCCCCAGACAACTATAGAATTAGCTTTAGGTTCAGAACCATAACTGTATACTTTGTCTTTTGCATTAGCATACCACCAATCTACGGCATTTCCATAGAATTCTGAAGGTAAGTTTATAGATAACTTTTCTAAAACTCTTCCGTAAGTAAACCAAGTACACTGTCCCTTATATCCATATTTAGTAAAAATATTTGAATCGCTTACATAAGAGGCATCTTGTGGATTTGGC harbors:
- a CDS encoding methyl-accepting chemotaxis protein; its protein translation is MRNISTKLQLNNIVKIHFINSVGIKIMLQITALLILVCGILGYVSYSSSYNSLEYTIRSFLESKAYDSSALISSTIQQDIRVMNEIASRPEIKSMNIQIQNPILLSEAKDLEYINLNIIEPNGLIYLAGGEKTQTDLSLANNLYLKEALKGKASISDPVTNVEGEQIIAIAVPIKNESGQVIGALFSNMTTKKLNEIVQKTKVGSSGYSFIINKEGTKVAHKDLKLVLNKDNTIKNVNKDKNLVQLAQLESKMIKEEKGSGYYVKDGKEMFMSYAPIPDTEWSMALTIPKQEIFNEANELKYKFIIMTILFILIGMVVGFIISKSIKQPLLKIKKYAQQLSNCNLSHRISIDRKDEFGQVANSLNTAINNVEKIIYSVKLNGKDTLQSTNDINSMFEKIHEHVENVSHKSNKISANMQQASAYIEELTCKSLNIEDEINNTVEEARNGLELANSIKSRANSMKNETENSRAKILGIYSESKEKLNAALQNTKVVENISTMAEVIKDISKKTNLLALNAAIEAARAGEHGKGFSIVADEIRKLAEQSNGVVQDIQENVKSVLNSVERLSESSKFILNVIDNEILESYDKIMLVSDDYKNDGSKFQSIIEGFNVLLQDIYVSIEEMTVNMKTLAESMGECADASTNIVDNIENLKEENLHICDKSSKNAQGAEQLLQSISEFKIKLCKES
- the ymfI gene encoding elongation factor P 5-aminopentanone reductase, which translates into the protein MESLTGKVAVVTGSSRGIGRYIALEMAKAGASVVINYINNEKEAISTLEEIRKIGRAAIIVKADVSVYEQAEILINSAIEHFGKIDILVNNAGVSYIGLFMDMNEKQWEKIINVNLNGVINCSHNIIPHMVSKKSGCIVNVSSMWGNVGASCEVIYSASKGAVNLFTKALAKEMAPSNIRINAVAPGVIDTEMNSFLNKEEREALEEEIPIGKFGKGEDIGKTVVFLCSDAAKYITAQIITIDGGMN
- a CDS encoding response regulator — encoded protein: MYKIIILDDMAYIRYRVKQLLADEGIEIYEAATSFDFFNKLYDKKNEINLIILEVGLSAEDGFEVLKKIKAMNLKIPIMVLTKMNTRMDFITCIKEGISEYILKPFDPKIFLKRIDNLIVSHEKGEEPEEIIYLNFKEYMIKQISKAKEENTQVSIMMVSLVKPGSDLYGEKIDIKETYLVLIDSVYEKLKSLFKLPDLFVKHGFSNFVGVIPWKDKSPMDKIEKNIQSSYREIKNKDSRYKEYEIESVFVTYPEDGQESEELLDNLEAKMQKKISGSDKQK
- a CDS encoding SdpI family protein; amino-acid sequence: MVYSLIFGLVTLAFGLIPKIVRPKKINSWYGYRTPISMINQETWDEGNRYSSNQYIIAGIVLIIIGKISYTFIANKPYLVPLIAFVPVLSVTVFTTDKHLKKIFDSNGEKISNSGKLKEKGI
- a CDS encoding GntR family transcriptional regulator, encoding MLIKIDFESDTPIYAQLKREIIQGIAKGELKEGDGLPSVRQMAEDIGINMHTVNKAYNILKIDGFITIDRRKGAIINKMLKTYSEEYMENLLEELRYIIAEAYCRGVDEKNFLNISEKIFKEYT
- a CDS encoding DUF1648 domain-containing protein: MDNRIISSISIILIVILIFFIQVLMPRLTRKEIYFGIRIPKNQLESEKLKSIYRKYVRNNIVVSIPYIIIVFLLCYYFDSYFEVLNVVLVLAYLVISFFIYFIANKEVRKVKSELNWGKNKKSVVVIDTNFTKEKGKNMLVSPWWFLISLLMIVINLYIGYRVYDNLPDIVPTHFNFAGEANGWTPKSYKLIMQMPIAQIFVTIVMFFSYKIIGWSKQQISASNPHSSKERNRIFRYRWSAYMILMTIAINILFTIGNLSILQVIKMSAKASMIVIFTITMLIIISSIIMSLKTGQGGSKIKVENMDEENEKVQDRDDDKYWKLANSIYVNKDDPAIFVEKRFGIGWTMNFGNTKSIIITVVFIISIIALPILIH
- a CDS encoding SH3 domain-containing protein, with the translated sequence MNKSKKLVFAFFISASLMNAKCLLHNSVHAAGIMPNPQDASYVSDSNIFTKYGYKGQCTWFTYGRVLEKLSINLPSEFYGNAVDWWYANAKDKVYSYGSEPKANSIVVWGGGNKGYGHVAFVEKVEGDTVYFNEGNFNIRGAYDGQLKSLSKEEIKNRGNLFLKGYIYVSSSSSNNSNSGQTNNSNTNSNNTQSEQSKSANGLVNISSYNSTLNVRSSANGSSGVIGSLKKGSSVNIVAVSGDWYKIKYNSSYGYVSSKYISLGSSTNSSSNTQPEQSKSASGLVNISSYSSTLNVRSSASSSSGVIGALKKGSSVNVVAVSSDWYKIKYNSSYGYVSSKYISLGSSQPVVNNSNTTSTAPVTNLTSNKFGVVNLNNQSSYLNLRNNPSGNVIGSLPSGTKLQILGTSGNWYKVNSNGTVGYVSADYVSISSGSTVTTTVATNPQPQTSGKVGTVTLSNKNSTLNLRSAPWTGRVLSELAYGSKVQILSSSGRWYKVQAGSTVGFVHSDYIAL